From Bacillus horti, one genomic window encodes:
- a CDS encoding YqzE family protein, which yields MSFQDLVKFMTQQAVQRMDTPKDVRKEQRRQKKEQQGHWKQHWFGLVPQALSMFFKKRR from the coding sequence ATGTCATTTCAAGATCTTGTTAAGTTTATGACTCAGCAGGCCGTTCAGAGAATGGATACACCTAAGGATGTGAGGAAAGAGCAAAGAAGACAAAAAAAAGAACAGCAGGGGCACTGGAAACAGCATTGGTTTGGTTTGGTTCCACAAGCCCTTAGTATGTTCTTTAAGAAAAGAAGATAA